GGGAATATTGCTTTAGTTAAATGAGTCAAGAATGCATGAGGGAACTGCCTCTATCAGTCCTCATGTTGAATTCAGAGCTATATATTCCACTACTATATGCAAGGAACCAGTTTCAAGTGTATTCCATCACTCCCATTTCACCAACTATTTGTTCAGCAGCTGTATGTAGCTCCTGCCTGAAGAGATTTTAGCACGATGAAAACATGGCTCAGATAGTAAATTATCAATATACTGTTACTGTGTACAACCTGCAGAAGAGACAAACATGAAAAAGCATCTCCTATGCCTGATTTACCAATTTATAGCCTGTATTTCAAATGGGAAGATAGCAAAATGTTAAGGGCttgttttggtttcattttttttatgtcAATGATAACAAGTTATTATTGCAAAGACAGACTTCTGTATTTCTCTCAATAAACAGGACTGCATTACTGAACTATAAAGCCAAGAAGACTCGTACAGTGTGAAAATATGCAGGGGAACAACAGCTGTTAGTCATTATTTTCTCCTTATCCTTTCAACACCTCTCATTCAATTTGCTCTCTAATGGGTAAATCACACTTTCTCCCTAGgacattttctcatttcaggCAGGTACTAAAAAGAATCCTGAGACAATTAAGAGTCTCAGTCATAGGTCAAAGACACCCCATCTTTTGTTGCTTTCACTGTAGACATTAAAGCTAATTTTTATGCTTTATCAAACAGCTAAAGCTGATGCTGTGTTCTCCTAGCCCTTTGTCACTACTAATGTGATGGAGGatgttcctgcttttcttctttagacAGTAAACCttgcctcattttttttccttacacagCCTGTGTTAAATTTCTCAACAGAGAAATGCGAAATATAAAAATCATTGCTCTCACTTCATTTAGGCCAACGAAGAATTTGACATCAGACagcttttaaacatttcttttatgCTTTACCTCATCTGACAAGCTTCACAGTAGCtatttggaaaaagaagaaaagcagaaacaatttTGCTTATGATCACATTCAGTTTATTGCACAAGTTACTATACATTGCTCTATTCTCTATTTCTTAGCTGTAAGACGAATATGCATTGTAGTTTGAGCCTTTTGTTCACTCTGATTTTAATTAATCTGATTCTAGGCCACAGTGAAAATGAGGCAGGGAAAAACATAAACAACTACAAACATCATATCCTACTAAACTGgatttttcactggaaaatacatttccatTTATTAACTCTTAAAGTCGTAATTATAAATTTTTCCAAGTGGCCACATGGCACAAATCTCCAAAATGACAGAGTATGTCCACTGGTGAAGTTGGAATGTATCACAGCATGCACAAGCTTGAATGTGTGCACTCTTCCAACTATTTCTTGTTCAAAGTAAgtggtttgcttttcttcagaaaggcaAGTCAGTCTACATCTGGTTTTGACTTTAAGATGTGAAAGATGAACCTGATTACATTTCCCACACAGCTTCTAATATGCAACATTTTTACAATTGGTACTGCTGGTACTATTTAGTGAAATGGATTGTGCTGAAGATGTTGTGGAGAAGGCACAAGCCTGTAGCTACTCTTTTAAGAGTAGCAGCTACTTGCAGCTACTCTTGGGCAGTGCTAACTCCTTATGCTTCATACAAAcgcaaaaaggcaaaaaactaTTCCAAAGAGTACCTCAATCTTTGTGGTACCTCAGTAATGTGGGTCTTTAATGGGACAATAAATTACCTGGGGTTTAAGCCCTCCTTCAGCATCTAGGTCAGCTCCATCCCATCAACCCTCCTTAAGGCTGGTATTATTACTGTTTACCAGCAGTAATTATAACCTGTTTCTGCCCCTCTCACATGCATCACTGATTGCAATCTcagaaagagaaggggaaacaaaaataataaataaaaatagaaacaaaagtAAACTCCCTTGGTACCGGGGAACATGGAAATGGTAGGAGCTCAGTGTAAAACCTTGCACGTGTAGCGACAGCATCCAGTGCTGGCAGTGGAATGAAGTATTGAGaccacatgaaaaaaagaattaaggCAGGCACGCTTCCTCGGTAAAAATACCGTATTTTAAGAAGGGTGcgtgtgcatatatatatatatatatatatatataacaccATCAACGTTGCCTGAGGGGGAACACGTCAGGGAGCGCACTGGGGCTGACGCGTTATTGAGTAAGGACCCCTCCAAAGAGCGTCATGTTCTCCGCCACCCCGGGATGGGATCCCTTTGTCCGTGCCTGTTcccgcggggagcggcgggcgcTGCCATCCGCGGGCGGGTCGCGGTGCCCCCACGCCGTGACTCGCCGCTCCGGGGCATAAACAAACACGGCTGGAACAACAAAAGGCCGCGGCTGCGGCGGCCGGACCCCGCCGCCGGGGCGCAGAGCGGCCGGGCACGTCCCCagtgccgccgccgccccccgccccgttCCCACAGGGctgcccccgcccgccccccggCAGCTGCCATGTGTCTGCTCAAGTGCGATTAGCACCGACTCGCCAAATCCCCCCCACGCCCGCTTCCCCTCCCCGGGCCATTTGGGGCATGCACGCGCCCGCGCCCCGTGTTTACACGGCGGCGCCTTCGCGCGGAGCCTTTTTGTGGATGGCGCTGGCAGATGAGCCGGGGGAGGTGGGGGCTCCGCGCCGCgcagcgcccgccgccggcTATAAAAGCCTCCGGGCCCGCGGGAGGCAGCGCCAGGCGAGCGGCCGCGGACCGGCGGAGGATGAAGGGGGGCTACCCCCCCCGGGCGCTCTCGGCGGCCCTACCCCCGCAGGGCTACTcgcccctctcctcctcccgGTGCGGGGGGCGGCCCGGTCCTGCCCTGACGGCCTTGCCCTTGCCCCGCAGCCCTGCGCCTTTCTGGAGACCGTGGGTGCCCGCGCCGGGTGAGGCGGCCCGGCgcagcagccccggccccaCAGCGGTGAGtggggcgcggcgcggcggaGCATCTGCCGCCGGCATCGCCGCACACACGGCCGGGATAGTCCCGGCGGGGAAGGGGATGCTCGGGGAGGGCCCGGTGCCGTGCCGGCGGGCTGacctctgctctctcctccgCAGCCTCACAGCCCCGGCGGGCTGGCGGAAGCCTCCCGAAAGCTGGCGCAGTACACGCACCCCGTCAGGTAAGTGGCAGTCCCCATCTCCCGCCGCCGGTTCCCGGGGAGGACCTCGGGGCACCAGGGGCCCGTGGCGCTGCGCGGCCAGGAGGGAGTCCCTTTCTCGCCAGGGTAGTGCCGTAGCACTCGCTCTCCCGCCCCTTTTGTTTCCACCCATATATTTATGTAGATATTAAAGAGCCTTGGGAGTGAATTTGCCATCAATGTGCTTTTGAACTGACAGATCTTTGTGCAAGTGATTGCCAGGACTCGTGGATTTAACATCTTTGAGGCGTTGAGGTCCCTCTGTGGTGTGGGACTTATGACACAGTTATATGgtgttttttggtggtggtaGAGTTGGCTGAAGCATCTTGCGACTCATTCCTGCGCTCAGGATTAAAAAAGGCAAGGGGGCGTAGTTCCTAGGCTATGCTGCTGTGCAAACATCCAGCGCCATCCCAGAGCAAGGAAGCAGGTGGAGGCGTGGGAGAGagtggcaggaggagagggtATGCACTGGCTAAGCCACCATTGCCGAGGAAAGTACTGGTGTAACTACTGCTTTAATGACGAATGGTAGTATCTCTACTGTCAgttctgaaaaggaaataaagaaaataacagctGAATCTGTAGGAGAGTCTGTATTCAGAAATGCTGGCAGGTGTTGCAAGGCACTTAAAATAATTGCACAGGTAGTCGTTCCAGATAAGATGCAGCTTTCTTTCAAATCTAGGCTCTGATCCCTCAAATACTGATGCACCAACTAAGCAACTGTACAGGCAGACTTTACTGTGACTGCTCCAGTGCTTAGGTTTGAGTGAATGCTGTTGCACGGAACATTGGGAATGGAGACCCGTTACAAAGCCAGTGTTAGTGACTTTGTGTTGCCAAGGAAGCAGGGTTAAACAGTAGCCTAGAAAGTATTTCCTGTAATTGCTAGAAAGCTATCTAGTTCTGTTTCTTAatgcatttctattttaaacaaTCTGTAGCCAGCATTTCATTATGTTTTAGTGTGCTAGTCTCTTGGCTCTTAGGACTTCCATGGTCTGTTCCTTGAAGCTATTTCCAAACTGTAAGCAAGAGAGGATGGTAGTTGAAAAGTAACAGGAACTTGGAGTGTATTAATTGCAATTAATACAATTGCCCTTGTTAACTGTGATCTTATCAGCCTATTTTGTTAATTTCTGGACACAACACCGACTGCTTTAAAATCTACATCAGTGGGACATCCTCCTTAAGGAGTCTGTTGATTGGTTTTGGAAACACAGATGAAATATCAAGGTCTGATCACCCCTAGACCTTTATCATTCCTTTGAATTTTACAATGGTGTGAAACAAGTATCAACAACTACCTAGACTGGGGATCTTCAGTTAAAAATCTAATTTGattcaaatgtatttttgatcCTGTTTGACACCCATTATATTCCCTAGGAATAGTTCCAGTAGGGGCAGTACTACTTGGATCAGTAGTActgtgtggatacaaaaatgctgctagcaaggatttccttgctattttctaagtccgtgagagacttttctctctcacagagatagtggcagagttctgtaaacaatgaaacacctgcaaccttgaaaagtcttgtttatggtacagtagaaaaatattttgacaatggatgttcTAGGATTTTACccatcacccccaaggggtggctgatccttggtCCAGTTAggctatgaagaaaaagtctataaaagagtttgtaaaataattaaataaatcaatcttgctgcacaattcctgcctgctggatcttctctcctcctccctacggaTGTGGGACACAGTAACATACCCTAGGGCATTTTAGTAGTACTGTTTATGAGGTACTGGAGTGGGAAGTTTCAGATGCAGGGTCTCGGGCTTTagtaaaaactaaaacaaagaaCCGCTGCAAAACTAGCACTCTAAATGCACCTTTATCTCTTCAGATGAAAATAAGAAtccagagaattttttttttcctaatcaaaTGTAGAAAGCAATTTAGTAATTGAGCATGTAAGGAAAATTTCTATAGGATGcttcttttaataaaatttcaCTTTGGTTTTTTGCATGTCAGCCTCCAAGTACATAATACGTAATAACAATAAGCAAATCTATTGTATACTTGTTTCAGACTATTTTGGCCCAAATCAAGGTGCTATGATTACTTGTATCAGGAAGCTGAAGCACTTCTGAAAAACTTCCCAGTTCAGGCTACAATTTCCTTTTATGAAGATTCGGATAgtgaagatgatgaagatgaaCTGGAACAAGATTCAAGAACAGAATCAGGTTGCTGATTGCAGGAAAGGCCAATGCCACTTCTAAGATGTAATTTAAACtcaatataaatatgtattatagtatttttaaagataatttatttctatGTAAGTTATTCTTAATAAAATTGAGATGTCTTGTAATTTTATCTGAGCCTTTCTCCTTTGTTCTGCTCTTGTCCTGGTTTAAGTGGGGAAGGTATTGATTAGTATTTTAGTATCTGGGGTCCTACAGTTTGCAGATCATAAGTTGAATTTTTGAAGCAGAGAACAGATGCCTTACTTTGAAGGCTCTATGGTTATGTTTCTCAAAGTCTGAGGACACAAGGAAAGTTTGTTATTGTGATTTAGTAGGCTCCATATGGAAGTGTATCGAGGAATCATTGGATTAAGTATTCTAATTGTTTTGTGCCTGCTGTTACAACAGTTTCAAGCATTGGAGAAGAGACAATATAGCTGTTTTCTAATTGGAGAAAAGAGCCCAAATTCTAATCTAGTTCTTGTTGTGTAGAGGTGTTTGCCTCAAGTCAGTTGTGCTCTCATGTACATGTACTGTATTATACATAAAAGTGGGAGTTTCATACTCCATTTGTCCATAAAGTGGGTATCAAGAAATGAGAAGAAGGTCTAATTGAGTTGTTATAATCGTGATCTTGGTTTTAATAATTGAAGCAAAGCTTGGTACCAATCATCGTGAAGGCAAAAGCCCCtaaaagaacaacaacaaaaaaacaaatccaaagcTTTAAATTAAAGGCCAGTGCCTCTGTCAGGTAAAGCCTGTGTACTTACCTGGATCTGCCCTTGCGtgagtgctgtgtgtgctgctgcaggccGCGTCGGCTCAGAGTGCCGACACCATCCAGGGAGTGCTTGCCCCGTCCCATCTGCTCCCAGGGGCCCTGCTGCAGGACGGAAGCGGGCCCTCACACAGAGCCTTCTCACACTTTACCTTCAGAGcgtgggctgcagcagctgtgtctgTCACAACCTCCCAGCCTAAGCACCTGCCGCTGGGA
The window above is part of the Corvus moneduloides isolate bCorMon1 chromosome 3, bCorMon1.pri, whole genome shotgun sequence genome. Proteins encoded here:
- the RIPPLY2 gene encoding protein ripply2, yielding MSRGRWGLRAAQRPPPAIKASGPAGGSARRAAADRRRMKGGYPPRALSAALPPQGYSPLSSSRCGGRPGPALTALPLPRSPAPFWRPWVPAPGEAARRSSPGPTAPHSPGGLAEASRKLAQYTHPVRLFWPKSRCYDYLYQEAEALLKNFPVQATISFYEDSDSEDDEDELEQDSRTESGC